CTCCGCTGCCCCCGCTGCTGCTGCCGCCGCTGTTGGCTGCTGCCGCTACTGCGGCTATGCCGGCTAAAGATGCGCCCATTGCAAGCAATGTCCCCCCTGAGAGCCCCCCGCCCTGGTCCGGGCCTATATGACCGGCTCCGTCATGGCCCTGTTCCTGCCATACAATCATGCCGGCAGTATCTCCGGCCATGCCGTGGTCCTGGAAAGCCGTATGCGTTCCCCGGGCCGCATCGCCTGGATTGTCGGCCTGGGCATCCTGCCTGAAAGTCTGACCGGTGCCGTGCTCGCTGTCCGTCAGGCTGCGTCCGGCGCTTTCATTTTCGCCCATGTCTGCCTGGTCAGGCGGCGGGTCGGCACTTGTGACGGACATGCTTTCCGGCGGAGCTGCCGAGCCGTCAACACTGTATACACATGAGACATCCTCCTGGTAAAATCCTTCTATTATGGCGACTTGTTCCTGGTCGATCTCAATTTCAAGGTCGCCTCTTCTACGTTTGAGCACCAGGTTGTCCGGACGCGCCCCAGTGGACTTATCAATAACCGAGTAGACTGACCCAGCCTCAACCGGTAGGGTTAAAATATCTTCCAAAGGGTACTGGATTACCTCACCGTTTTTCAGCGTTTTAATAAAAATAAAATGCTTCATCTTTGTCTCCTCTCCGATTATTGATTGTGCTTACTTATCTTTAAAAGATTGTGACAGCGTTTTGCGGACCGGCTTAAGCAGAAAATTCATAAGAGTCCGTTCTCCGATACGAATGTCAAGCTGTGCGGTCATGCCTGGGAGAATATCGATTTTTCTGCCGGTGGTGGTTTCCGACTTATTTTGGGTGGATACGTGAACCCGGTAGTATATTTCTTCTCCCCTTGGAGTTTTTTCTTTAAGTGTATCTGCGCTGACATATACCACCTTCCCCTTGACGGCTCCGAATATGGTATAGTCAAACGGATCGAACCGAATAGTGACATCCAGTCCGTTTCTGATCTGGGCGATGTCCGCCGGGCTGACTTTGGATTCAACAATCAGACGGTCATTGACCGGAACCAGTTGCATAAGTTCTTCTCCTCCCCGGAGGACTCCCCCGACAGTTGTCACCCGGATGTTTTTCACGATTCCGGGAATGGGGGCCTTGAATACACAGTCCGCAAGCTGCTGCTTGCGTTGGGTCAGAATTTGGTCATTTTGTGCTATTTTGTCCTCAATGCCGGTCAGCTCAATGCGGGCATCTTCCAGGAATTTGTTTTTCCGGTTGATGAGCTTGGCCTGGGCGTCGTTCAGGGCACGTTCCGTGCGGATGACTTCAGAACGGTTGACATCCCCGGAATCGGAAAGTCTGCGGATCAGTTCAAACTCTTCTCCGGCTAGTCTCACTTCAACTTTCAGGGTTCTGATTTCTTCGGCAAACCCTGATTTGCGTTGCTTGAACAATGCCTTTTCCACTCTTACGATTTCAGGAAATACCCACTCTTTCTTGGAAAATTTTACTGATGACTGCCCTGATACTTCAGCCTTGAGCCGTGCGGCTTTGGCGTTGAGTGCAGCCAGCCGGGCTTCTATTTCAAGGACGGCAGCCCCAAGCTTTGTCTGGTCCAGCCGGGCCAGCTCCTGGCCGGCCTCGACCCGGTCTCCTTCCTTTACATTCAGCTTGGTTAATACGCCGCCGTCAACCGCCTGGAGAACTTGAACCCGGGAGCTTGCGATCACTTCGCCTCGGGCCCTGGCCACCTGATCTATTTTGGATTGAAACGCCCATAGGCTAAAGGCGAGCAATCCGAGAAAGAGTACCCAGATTAACGGAGAAAAACGCCGGGTATGGAAGGTCTCAAGCCTGATGGGTGTGTCTTGGGCTGTCGTGCAGGAAGGATAACAACCGTCAGATAACATGGGGTTTACCTTTCGCTATTTGGTTGATGGCCAGGGGGCGGACCGCCATGTTTTTTTTCTTTGTTTTTACGATCCCCCGCAGTTCTGCCATAACGGCGTCTGCCGGCCCGTCTGTTTTGATTTCTCCCTGGTGCATTAAAAGCATCCGCCCGGTGAGCCTTGCGGCAAGCATGGGGTTATGGGTGGCGATTACAAGGATATCTTGGGAGCCGATATGTGTTTTCAGGGCATTGATCACCCTGGCTTCCGCCTCGCTGTCCAGTGAAGAAAAGGGTTCATCCAGTAACCATATCTTCGGCGAGGCCAATAGAATACGGCCCAGCCCGACCAATTGCTTTTGTCCCCCTGAAAGACCTTGGCCGCCTTCCTGGATTTCCAGCTCCATGTCCCTAGGATGACCTGCGGCAATCGCATCGATGCCCAGCTGCCTTGAGATGTCCAGCAGATTTGAATCTGATGCGATACCGGACAGGGCAAGGTTGGAGCGCAGCGTGCCTTTGAACAGGTCAATGGACTGGGGCAGATATCCGACCTGGCCTGCGATGATATCCGGAGCAATTTCCCACAAGTCGGCATTGCCGAGGCGGACACGTCCCCGGCTTGGCTTGTAAAGTCCTGCCATAACCTTAAGCAGGGTGGATTTACCGGACCCGATGGGACCGAGCAGTGCCACCCGTTCTCCTGCGCAAATTTTCAAGTTTGCAATATTCAGCTGCTGTATCGGTGAGTCTGGGTAGGAAAAGGAGACCTGGTCCAGTTCGATTTTATCCGGAACCTCGTCCGGTACCAGTAATGTTTGAGTCACCTCCCGTTCGGTATCAATCAGCAGTATTCTGTTCACCATGGCCATGGCTTGGGCCACCCCCTGCCACTGGGTCAGGTACTGGACGCCCTGGGCAATTGGGGCAATGACCCGGCTGCCCAGGATGCTGCAGGCGATCATGGCGCCCATTGTCATTACGCCTGCTTCAATCTGGGTTACCCCCACCACCACGGCGGCCACATAGGCAATGCTTGATAAGCTGCCAGTGGTGACCGTGGTCAGGTTACTGATGGCTTTTTGCTTGACATTGTACCTTGCAATCGTTGCACTGATGTCACGCCATTGGTCTGAAAAACGCCAGGCCGCATTGTTGGCCCGGATCGATTCCGCCCCCCGGACCGTATCAACCAAAAGCCCCTGGCGTTCATTGGAACGACTGATCTGCTCTTTCATCAATCGGCGCATCTTGAGCTGTGAAATTAGTCCCAGAAGTACGGCCACCGGCAGCAATCCAAGATAGACCCATCCTACATGG
Above is a window of uncultured Desulfobacter sp. DNA encoding:
- a CDS encoding HlyD family efflux transporter periplasmic adaptor subunit → MLSDGCYPSCTTAQDTPIRLETFHTRRFSPLIWVLFLGLLAFSLWAFQSKIDQVARARGEVIASSRVQVLQAVDGGVLTKLNVKEGDRVEAGQELARLDQTKLGAAVLEIEARLAALNAKAARLKAEVSGQSSVKFSKKEWVFPEIVRVEKALFKQRKSGFAEEIRTLKVEVRLAGEEFELIRRLSDSGDVNRSEVIRTERALNDAQAKLINRKNKFLEDARIELTGIEDKIAQNDQILTQRKQQLADCVFKAPIPGIVKNIRVTTVGGVLRGGEELMQLVPVNDRLIVESKVSPADIAQIRNGLDVTIRFDPFDYTIFGAVKGKVVYVSADTLKEKTPRGEEIYYRVHVSTQNKSETTTGRKIDILPGMTAQLDIRIGERTLMNFLLKPVRKTLSQSFKDK
- a CDS encoding ATP-binding cassette domain-containing protein, with the translated sequence MAQESNCDVTASILTADIPGQVLKKLFDRLQIHMQAGGVETICHKIQEAMTDSSPAQRINTILKALGLKGVRPAVLQFNRFDLRKLPVLVHYQDRWQFLERTGSSLDVTDHEGNTTQCREEDLAQSAVIWLNPGDTAREDELKKGGNPAGKLVMMEMFRSKRWLVDILIATLVINVLAVGTSLFAMQVYDRVVPTLAYATLWTLVAGMGIIVTIDWLLKTIRARILDSLACAVDKSVSQHVFDHLTKLQLDARPQQLGSLAAQVGGLDSVRQFFSSGIIFGLVDMPFALMFICFIAIIGGHVGWVYLGLLPVAVLLGLISQLKMRRLMKEQISRSNERQGLLVDTVRGAESIRANNAAWRFSDQWRDISATIARYNVKQKAISNLTTVTTGSLSSIAYVAAVVVGVTQIEAGVMTMGAMIACSILGSRVIAPIAQGVQYLTQWQGVAQAMAMVNRILLIDTEREVTQTLLVPDEVPDKIELDQVSFSYPDSPIQQLNIANLKICAGERVALLGPIGSGKSTLLKVMAGLYKPSRGRVRLGNADLWEIAPDIIAGQVGYLPQSIDLFKGTLRSNLALSGIASDSNLLDISRQLGIDAIAAGHPRDMELEIQEGGQGLSGGQKQLVGLGRILLASPKIWLLDEPFSSLDSEAEARVINALKTHIGSQDILVIATHNPMLAARLTGRMLLMHQGEIKTDGPADAVMAELRGIVKTKKKNMAVRPLAINQIAKGKPHVI